The Saccharolobus shibatae B12 genomic interval ATATAATATAGGTAAATTCTATAATAGTGATCTACTTAAGATTGGAGGTATTATTGAGATAATTCCGGTAATATCTTTTATAGGTTGGATATTGGTTTACGTTAGCGTAGATGAGATAGTTAGAAGACTTACTGGAGGAGTTATACCATACCCTCAAGGACAAATTGGGGGATATGGGCAACCTTCACCAACAGTCCCCAGTCAACCGTTTGTTAATGTCTACCAAATAGGAATAGGAGAAATGAGGCCTAATGGAGTAGCCAGCTTCGTACTTTACAGTTCTGGTAACGTTAACATAGTAACCGCTACTTTAGAAGGAACAACTTATACTTCAAATACGATAGCTCCCATATCGTTAAATCCCGGCAATAATAATGTGATTGTAGCATTTAATCCATTAAGCGGAATGATACCTGGGAATAATTATAACGTGATTCTCACGTTATCTAACGGGCAGAGTATAAGAGTTATGGTAACGTATAAGGTTTGATGAAAAGAATTTGAGTTTTTAACAAATTTTTACCGCGCTTCTAGTCCGTTGTTAGAGATCGATTTTTATGATAATGGCAAATTATGGTAAAGCTTATTGGAAAACCTCTTTAATTTCTACGTTAGAAATATTTTAAAAAGATTTTTCCTAGCTTGCCAAAATATCTTAATAATAAATAGTATACTTTACTAGTCTAAAGGAAAAAGGATGTTTCCTATCGTTACAACATTAGATTTGTTATAGTCTTTTTCTTCCCACGGTCGCAAACTTAGGTTTGTTAGCTTCCGGTATAAAAATCATTCCATCAAAATTGAGTATAGTCTCAACTACTTATATAAATGGCGCGTCTCTTCTCTCATTAGTATCTAATGGTTTAGTTATACAGATAAATGGGTCTCCAAATATACCCTTATGTTTTATTCGGGCTTCAAGCCCAACTTCCGGTCCGAATTGGAGGTGGCCAAGCTAACAACCGAGCTTTGAGCCCAAGAGACGAAACGACCTCATCCAGTCAAATATATACTACTCAAACTTACTAAAATATTTTATATAAGAGGCGAAGCGTGTAGTACCTATGATTGAGAAGAGAATATAACTTTTGTCGATACAAAATATATCTTGTTACTTTCATTAACTAGCTTACTTTCAATATCTTGTTAAAACTATTCCCTTTACTCCTTTGTAATTATTATCAAAAAGATTATAATAAACGGTCGTTTGAAAATAAGCTTAATATTTATGTTACATTAGTACTAACCGTGTCATACAACATTGCTGAGGAATTTTTGAGGAAGGCAAAGGATTACTTAAAAGCTTCTGAACTATCATTTGAGCACAGCTTTTATGAGGCCTCGGCATTAAACAGTGAAGTTTCAGCCCAACTCTCCTTAAAAGGACTACTTTTCAAGTTAGGAATAGAACCTCCCCGAACTCACGGGATTAGAGAGTTACTTTCATTAATATATGCGAAACTTGGAGATAAAAGGATAAGTGACTTTACGAAGGAGAATAGAGAAAAGCTTATTATTCTAGAGAACGTAAGAGGAAAGTCACAGTACGGTTTACCTCCAGTGTCTAGGGACGAGGCCGAAATAGCTTTAATTACTGCGCAGGAAATACTAAAACTTGTAGAATCACTATGGAACCTTTAGAGAAGATAAAGTTATTACGAAACTGGAGGGAAGCACTTAGAAAGCTTAACCTTGAAAGATTTGAAGAAGTATTTGTGTTTGGCTCTGTAGTTAGTGAGAAGATAACTGGGGCAAGTGATATTGACTTAATCTTAGTTATTAAACGCGGTGAAGATAGGAATAAAGCGCTAATAGGCTTCTTCGATGAGGTCGAGAGCAAACT includes:
- a CDS encoding HEPN domain-containing protein, producing the protein MSYNIAEEFLRKAKDYLKASELSFEHSFYEASALNSEVSAQLSLKGLLFKLGIEPPRTHGIRELLSLIYAKLGDKRISDFTKENREKLIILENVRGKSQYGLPPVSRDEAEIALITAQEILKLVESLWNL
- a CDS encoding nucleotidyltransferase domain-containing protein, encoding MEPLEKIKLLRNWREALRKLNLERFEEVFVFGSVVSEKITGASDIDLILVIKRGEDRNKALIGFFDEVESKLGEKASYLFDVKVIYEDEKELPPYKFFLRDAVRVK
- a CDS encoding DUF973 family protein; translation: MSNTDVQALQQLKDAALWFIVISLLVDIGIVKSVAGIAAIVSLILLFVLGIPKLRQALQTFSNGGKDVGLGFTGLRILPVGIIIEFIGALIAVLGLIFGLASPFNLRGLILFIIVGGAIGVIGDILVFIAFLLIGIALYNIGKFYNSDLLKIGGIIEIIPVISFIGWILVYVSVDEIVRRLTGGVIPYPQGQIGGYGQPSPTVPSQPFVNVYQIGIGEMRPNGVASFVLYSSGNVNIVTATLEGTTYTSNTIAPISLNPGNNNVIVAFNPLSGMIPGNNYNVILTLSNGQSIRVMVTYKV